From Tripterygium wilfordii isolate XIE 37 chromosome 16, ASM1340144v1, whole genome shotgun sequence, one genomic window encodes:
- the LOC119981253 gene encoding protein FAR-RED IMPAIRED RESPONSE 1-like, with product MEGVNDGHTLCGEAVLEGSKKMMYNGSESSDSSVEGLGAIDLDDSEAPMVGMLFQDLDEVFGYYKRNGQRKGFSVKRRTVNKDKAGMIKYVTFTCGRSDKCISKSENFVNPRSNAKNECKARMSARIAKDGKWEISKFLDVHNHAMSPTQSRYFSCNRDINTHVKRQLEINDIAGIRPNKSHNAQVIGAGGHENLHFLEQDTRNLLVKVRRLRLGEGDANAIQSYFMKMQSHNDEFFSLTDWDDNGRLKNVFWADPRSRAACREFGDVITFDTTYLTNKYDMPFAPFLGVNHHGQSILLGCGLICNEDTDTFIWLFSAWLACMHNVYPVGIITNQDRAMKNAIVVVFPKTRHRLCLWHILKKVPEKLGSYNEYEQITYALGEVVYESQSTMEFEGSWNMMIENFNLQGNSWLGTMYAEREMWVPIYVKNFFWTGMSTTQRSESINAFFDGYVSSTTLKQFVEQYNNALRNKAEKESVTDFNSYHKHLNCATSYLMEKQMLDLYTESKFKEFQKELTGLLYGMIKSVMRNDMFEFRGILCRHALTVLIRNGEEKIPPHYIFRRWRKDIRRYHTRVKVHYKGMKITADQQRYDEMYSLFTKLADLAANNVDNYNYITQWIEDATTKMNVSHVVAFTPGSSSNDPIPKRGKGRPPSLRKKKIFKKKRLQPGTPIQCTNGNLDSSNMG from the exons ATGGAAGGAGTGAATGATGGGCATACACTGTGTGGGGAAGCAGTTTTAGAGGGATCAAAGAAGATGATGTACAATGGTTCTGAAAGTTCAGATTCAAGCGTTGAAGGGTTGGGAGCCATTGATCTTGATGATTCAGAGGCACCGATGGTTGGAATGTTATTTCAAGACTTGGATGAGGTGTTTGGATATTACAAGAGAAATGGTCAGAGGAAGGGATTTTCTGTGAAGCGCAGGACTGTTAACAAGGACAAGGCTGGTATGATTAAATATGTTACATTTACTTGTGGTAGATCAGACAAGTGTATTTCAAAGTCAGAGAATTTTGTGAACCCTCGTTCAAATGCCAAGAACGAGTGTAAGGCTAGAATGAGTGCGCGTATAGCCAAAGATGGGAAGTGGGAGATAAGCAAGTTTCTGGATGTGCACAATCATGCAATGAGCCCAACTCAGTCAAGGTATTTTAGCTGCAATCGCGACATTAACACACATGTTAAGCGACAACTTGAGATTAATGACATTGCGGGGATTCGTCCTAATAAAAGTCACAATGCTCAGGTGATAGGGGCTGGAGGACATGAGAATTTGCATTTTTTAGAACAGGATACTCGTAATTTGCTTGTAAAAGTAAGGCGTTTGAGGCTTGGTGAAGGAGATGCAAATGCAATTCAGAGTTATTTTATGAAGATGCAATCGCATAATGATGAGTTTTTTTCATTGACAGATTGGGATGACAATGGCAGACTTAAAAATGTTTTCTGGGCTGATCCAAGGAGTAGGGCAGCATGTAGGGAATTTGGGGATGTCATCACCTTCGACACGACATATCTTACGAATAAGTATGATATGCCATTTGCACCGTTTCTTGGTGTCAATCACCATGGGCAGTCAATATTGCTTGGGTGTGGGCTGATTTGCAATGAAGATACTGACACTTTTATTTGGCTATTTAGTGCTTGGCTTGCGTGTATGCATAATGTTTATCCAGTCGGTATCATAACTAACCAAGATAGGGCAATGAAGAATGCTATTGTCGTAGTCTTCCCTAAAACTAGGCATAGATTGTGTTTGTGGCACATTTTGAAGAAAGTGCCTGAGAAGTTGGGATCATACAATGAGTATGAACAAATAACATATGCATTGGGGGAAGTTGTATATGAATCACAGAGCACAATGGAGTTTGAAGGGAGCTGGAATATGatgattgaaaattttaatttacaaGGTAACTCTTGGTTGGGAACAATGTATGCAGAGAGGGAAATGTGGGTTccaatttatgtaaaaaatttcttttggaCTGGTATGTCTACCACACAGAGGAGTGAGAGCATTAACGCATTCTTTGATGGTTATGTAAGCTCGACAACCTTGAAACAGTTTGTGGAGCAATATAACAATGCATTGAGGAACAAAGCTGAGAAGGAAAGTGTAACAGATTTCAATTCATACCACAAGCATCTAAATTGTGCCACATCATATTTAATGGAGAAACAGATGCTAGACTTGTATACTGAGTCCAAGTTTAAGGAGTTCCAGAAGGAGTTGACGGGTTTGCTTTACGGCATGATAAAATCTGTGATGAGGAATGACAT GTTTGAGTTCAGAGGCATATTGTGTAGGCATGCGTTGACTGTGTTAATTcgtaatggtgaagaaaaaattcCACCTCATTACATTTTTCGACGATGGCGAAAAGATATCAGGAGATATCATACTCGGGTTAAAGTCCATTATAAAGGCATGAAAATCACAGCCGATCAACAACGATATGATGAGATGTATAGTCTATTCACGAAATTGGCGGATTTGGCTGCAAATAATGTCGACAACTATAATTATATAACTCAATGGATTGAAGATGCCACGACGAAGATGAATGTAAGCCATGTGGTTGCTTTTACACCAGGTAGTAGCTCTAATGATCCGATTCCAAAGAGAGGGAAAGGACGTCCACCATCtttaaggaagaaaaagatATTCAAGAAGAAGAGACTGCAACCAGGGACACCAATACAATGCACAAATGGGAATTTG GACTCAAGTAACATGGGATGA